The proteins below come from a single Chryseobacterium capnotolerans genomic window:
- the polA gene encoding DNA polymerase I translates to MDATQDKRLFLIDAYAMIFRGYYALIRNPRLTSTGLDTSAIFGFTNSLIELIRRERPTHLAVVFDVGRASVRTDDFADYKANRSETPEAIKIAVPYIHRILEGMHIPILGVEGYEADDVIGTIACKAEKEGYTTFMVTPDKDFAQLVTDKIKIYKPGLKGGDIEILGVEEVKAKYEIEDPKQVIDYLAMMGDAVDNIPGLEGVGEKTAMKFLKEYGSIENLLANTDKLKGKLKEKVEASAERGIMSKKLATIICDAPIEFHQEQYDLETPDFEKVKEVFEEIEFRRLYENLYRAFAPAAAAETVVVSEVEVKQVPSGSEVKGQVMQLDLFANFEELDQATSTKSSIENNDHLYQFIDNPKAQKKLVDNLVKQSAVCFDTETTSLNELEAELVGMSFSYKKGLAYYIPLSENREEVLQTLEIFRPFFEKEDLLKIAHNLKFDYKILKQYGITVKGVMFDTMIAHYLLNPDGRHGMDYLSEVYLNYKPVSIETIIGKKGKKQGTFRDADLRTQTDYAAEDADVTFQLYELFAPQLKKENLEELFFNIEMPLMEVLAKMELAGISLDEKWLAQESIDLENDLRNLEKTIFELSEEEFNMNSPKQLGEILFEKMQLDPKAKKTKTGQYATSEDVLQKLASKHEIIKHILEYRTYQKLKSTYVDALPSQIDKLDNRVHTNFSQTTAATGRLASVNPNLQNIPIRTLRGQQIRGAFVSGEGKKIISADYSQIELRLIAEISGEDNMIKAFQDGEDIHASTAAKLFKIPLAEVSKTQRSQAKTVNFGIIYGQGAFALAEQTGLSRTEAKQMIEAYFETYPKLKEYMAEQVNKARQMGYVETILGRKRHLKDINSNNFVVRGHAERNAVNAPVQGSAADIVKIAMIKIDRELEEQQLKTKMLLQVHDELVFEAPADEIEAASKLIKTEMENALKTQVPLLVEIGVGDNWLEAH, encoded by the coding sequence ATGGACGCAACACAAGATAAAAGGCTGTTTCTCATCGATGCTTATGCGATGATTTTCAGAGGATATTACGCATTGATCAGAAATCCAAGACTAACCAGTACTGGTTTGGATACTTCCGCCATCTTTGGATTTACCAATTCTTTGATCGAATTGATCAGAAGAGAAAGACCAACTCATTTGGCTGTTGTTTTTGATGTAGGAAGAGCAAGCGTAAGAACTGATGATTTTGCAGACTATAAAGCAAACAGAAGTGAAACTCCTGAAGCCATCAAAATTGCAGTTCCATATATTCACAGAATTCTGGAAGGAATGCATATTCCCATTCTTGGAGTGGAAGGATATGAAGCAGATGATGTAATTGGTACTATTGCCTGCAAAGCAGAAAAAGAAGGCTACACCACTTTTATGGTAACTCCTGATAAAGACTTTGCACAGCTGGTTACAGATAAAATCAAAATTTATAAACCAGGACTAAAAGGAGGAGACATAGAAATCCTTGGTGTAGAAGAAGTAAAAGCTAAGTATGAGATCGAAGATCCTAAACAAGTGATCGATTATTTGGCCATGATGGGAGATGCCGTGGATAATATCCCTGGATTGGAAGGAGTAGGAGAGAAAACGGCTATGAAGTTCCTTAAAGAATACGGCAGCATTGAAAATCTACTGGCTAATACTGATAAGCTTAAAGGCAAGCTGAAAGAAAAGGTTGAAGCCTCTGCAGAACGCGGAATTATGTCTAAAAAACTAGCTACCATTATCTGTGATGCTCCTATAGAATTTCACCAGGAACAATACGATCTTGAAACTCCGGATTTTGAAAAAGTGAAAGAAGTTTTCGAAGAAATTGAGTTCAGAAGACTGTATGAAAACCTTTACAGAGCCTTTGCTCCAGCTGCTGCCGCTGAAACCGTAGTCGTAAGTGAAGTAGAAGTAAAACAGGTCCCATCTGGATCGGAAGTAAAAGGACAAGTGATGCAGCTTGATCTTTTTGCGAATTTCGAAGAGCTAGATCAGGCTACTTCTACAAAATCGTCTATTGAAAATAATGACCATTTGTATCAGTTTATCGACAATCCGAAGGCTCAGAAAAAACTGGTAGACAATCTTGTAAAGCAAAGTGCTGTTTGTTTTGATACAGAAACTACTTCATTAAATGAACTGGAAGCAGAATTAGTAGGAATGAGTTTTTCCTATAAAAAAGGATTAGCCTATTATATCCCTTTATCCGAAAACCGAGAAGAAGTATTGCAAACCCTTGAGATCTTCAGACCGTTTTTTGAAAAAGAAGATTTGCTGAAAATCGCTCACAATCTGAAGTTCGATTATAAAATATTAAAACAGTACGGCATCACTGTGAAAGGAGTGATGTTTGATACGATGATTGCCCATTACCTGTTGAATCCTGACGGAAGACACGGTATGGACTATCTTTCTGAAGTATACCTGAACTATAAACCCGTTTCCATTGAAACCATCATTGGTAAGAAAGGGAAAAAGCAAGGAACATTCAGAGATGCAGATCTTAGGACACAGACAGATTATGCAGCGGAAGATGCCGATGTAACCTTCCAATTGTATGAGTTGTTTGCTCCACAACTGAAAAAAGAAAATCTGGAAGAGCTTTTCTTCAATATTGAAATGCCTTTAATGGAAGTTCTGGCGAAAATGGAACTGGCAGGGATCTCTTTAGATGAAAAATGGCTGGCACAGGAAAGTATAGATCTTGAAAATGACCTGAGAAATCTAGAAAAAACAATTTTTGAACTTTCAGAAGAAGAATTCAATATGAATTCACCAAAGCAGCTGGGAGAAATCCTGTTTGAAAAAATGCAGCTTGATCCCAAAGCTAAAAAGACAAAAACAGGACAATACGCTACTTCGGAAGATGTACTTCAGAAACTAGCTTCAAAGCATGAGATCATCAAACATATCCTGGAATACAGAACCTATCAGAAATTAAAATCAACCTATGTAGATGCATTGCCATCGCAGATTGATAAGCTAGATAATAGAGTACACACCAATTTCTCTCAGACTACAGCCGCAACAGGCCGTCTGGCGAGTGTGAATCCGAACCTTCAGAATATTCCGATCAGAACATTAAGAGGGCAGCAGATTCGTGGAGCCTTTGTTTCCGGAGAAGGGAAGAAGATTATCTCTGCCGATTATTCACAGATCGAACTTCGTCTGATCGCTGAAATTTCAGGAGAAGACAATATGATTAAAGCATTTCAGGACGGAGAAGATATTCACGCTTCCACTGCGGCAAAACTCTTTAAAATTCCTTTGGCTGAAGTTTCAAAAACTCAGAGGAGCCAGGCTAAAACGGTAAACTTCGGAATTATTTACGGACAAGGAGCTTTTGCTTTAGCTGAACAAACCGGATTATCCCGTACAGAAGCTAAGCAGATGATTGAAGCCTATTTCGAAACCTATCCGAAACTGAAGGAATATATGGCAGAGCAGGTGAACAAAGCCCGTCAAATGGGATATGTTGAAACCATTCTGGGAAGAAAACGTCATTTAAAAGATATTAATTCCAATAATTTCGTAGTGAGAGGGCACGCAGAAAGAAACGCGGTAAACGCCCCGGTACAGGGAAGTGCAGCCGATATCGTGAAAATCGCTATGATTAAAATAGACCGTGAATTGGAAGAACAGCAACTCAAAACAAAAATGCTGCTTCAGGTACACGACGAATTGGTATTCGAAGCTCCGGCAGATGAAATTGAGGCCGCTTCAAAACTCATCAAAACCGAAATGGAAAATGCCTTGAAAACGCAAGTTCCGTTATTGGTAGAAATAGGAGTAGGAGATAACTGGCTGGAAGCCCATTAA
- the tssD gene encoding type VI secretion system tube protein TssD yields the protein MAERNSRGILKFNNGEGQKLLKMNYSVSRSTDVSGRVASDPSNALIKVTVEATEKSDILESLLNGKYKPTVGEIVFNKSHEEGTLITLKWENGYVIQHEVDFDAIDSNSMLISFVISAETIDYGTSQYAGLWPSAGK from the coding sequence ATGGCAGAAAGAAACTCAAGAGGAATCTTAAAATTCAACAACGGAGAAGGTCAGAAATTATTAAAAATGAACTACAGCGTATCAAGATCTACTGACGTATCAGGACGTGTAGCTTCAGATCCTTCTAACGCATTAATCAAAGTTACAGTAGAAGCTACTGAAAAATCAGACATCCTTGAAAGCTTATTGAATGGAAAATATAAGCCAACAGTAGGAGAAATTGTTTTCAACAAATCTCACGAAGAAGGAACACTGATCACTTTGAAATGGGAGAACGGATACGTTATCCAGCACGAAGTAGATTTCGACGCAATCGACAGCAACAGTATGTTGATCAGCTTTGTAATCAGTGCTGAAACTATTGACTACGGTACTTCTCAGTACGCAGGTCTTTGGCCATCTGCTGGTAAATAA
- a CDS encoding LysM peptidoglycan-binding domain-containing protein: MEYSKYQVKRGDSLESIAEKYQMTGKELLAFHNSYSPVTQQFFGNYLPIHIDTVIIPLQKDKEEKKNIDYTSFEKKDRYRAEQLNITRIEDEVKSYSQLKKEYEVDFNLTNHLVKVKLCDFFYEFNPPALSRVFDFVSEVDYIRNDCLVEINTLGRFSKIADKNKIKKNWEQFKKNKLNEIEFIKVVKQTKPQEYVKLIQEGDLQFSSQYNDEKDYNRDLFYLTLLDKYLYNADENMESEDYIYQSQLFPDVTVPMKVRYDVLKKDEDLITIRKVWETIESEELLDKVTKGYEKYHQPLIKYKFSEYKLDMRNLFTYNLKTKTLEKAELSIIENIENNIKSECIFNLRKI, encoded by the coding sequence ATGGAATATAGCAAGTATCAGGTAAAACGGGGAGATTCATTAGAGTCAATAGCGGAAAAATATCAAATGACAGGGAAGGAGCTGTTGGCTTTTCATAATTCATACTCACCAGTGACTCAGCAGTTTTTTGGAAATTATCTGCCCATTCATATTGATACAGTGATAATACCACTGCAAAAAGATAAAGAAGAGAAAAAAAACATTGATTATACATCTTTCGAAAAAAAAGACAGATATAGAGCTGAACAACTGAATATAACAAGAATAGAAGACGAAGTAAAAAGTTATTCTCAGCTTAAAAAAGAATATGAAGTAGATTTTAATTTAACAAATCACCTGGTGAAGGTTAAGCTTTGTGATTTTTTTTATGAGTTTAATCCACCGGCACTATCCCGTGTTTTCGACTTTGTATCCGAAGTAGATTATATCAGAAATGACTGCTTGGTAGAAATCAATACGCTTGGAAGATTCAGTAAAATTGCTGATAAAAATAAGATAAAGAAAAATTGGGAGCAGTTTAAAAAAAATAAACTTAACGAAATTGAATTTATCAAAGTGGTAAAACAAACAAAGCCTCAGGAGTATGTGAAGCTTATTCAGGAAGGTGATTTACAGTTTTCCAGTCAGTATAATGACGAAAAAGATTATAACAGAGATCTTTTTTATCTTACCCTGCTAGATAAGTATCTGTATAATGCAGATGAAAATATGGAATCAGAAGACTATATCTATCAATCACAGCTTTTTCCGGATGTGACTGTCCCTATGAAAGTGAGATATGATGTACTTAAGAAAGATGAAGATCTGATTACCATCAGAAAAGTATGGGAGACGATTGAATCTGAAGAACTGTTGGACAAAGTAACCAAAGGCTATGAAAAATATCATCAGCCCCTTATAAAATATAAATTTTCGGAGTATAAACTTGATATGAGAAATCTGTTTACTTATAATCTGAAAACAAAAACATTAGAGAAAGCAGAGCTGTCAATCATCGAAAATATAGAGAATAATATAAAATCTGAATGTATATTTAATCTGAGAAAAATATAA